One region of Triticum aestivum cultivar Chinese Spring chromosome 6B, IWGSC CS RefSeq v2.1, whole genome shotgun sequence genomic DNA includes:
- the LOC123136995 gene encoding uncharacterized protein, with protein MIRRPSGQTPPKIRGSPRWYPYFKDCIGAIDGTHVTSRVPRSQSAAYRGRKHYTSQNVLAVVDFDLEFTYVLAGWEGSTHDANILTDNMSRPDGINIPDGKFYLGDAGYACRPGIFPPFRKTRYHLNEFYGRNFPRTAQELFNLRHSSLRVTVERAFGALKNRFKILDQKPFHPYPTQAAFCITGSSSGALMNTCLRRKRSSLTMLLALAMVWRHLTMTLGRTKSWSGQRQCGLTEVSAGFEEEEEAAAAAEAQKKRKKKQQQQQKQKRKMKQQHR; from the exons ATGATCAGGAGACCATCTGGTCAGACTCCACCCAAGATTCGcggaagcccaagatggtatccatacttcaag GActgcattggggcaatagatggtactcatgtcacttccagagttcctaggtcacagtctgcagcatacagggggaggaagcactacacaagccagaatgtgcttgctgTTGTTGACTTTGATCTGGAGTTCACATATGTGCTGGCTGGCTGGGAGGGGTCAacgcatgatgctaacattctcacTGACAACATGAGTCgacctgatgggatcaacatccccgacggcaagttctaccttggagatgctggctatgcatgtcggccgGGTATTTTTCCACCCTTCAGAAAAACAAGGTACCATCTCAACGAGTTCTATGGTAGGAACTTTCCTAGGACTGCACAGGAGTTGTTTAATctcagacactccagccttagagtaactgttgagagggcatttggagctctgaagaataggtttaagatcctggatcagaagccattccacccataCCCCACTCAAGCtgcattctgcataactggatcctccagtggggctttgatgaacacgtgcctgaggaggaagaggtcgagcctgacgatgttgttagctctggccatggtgtggaggcatttgacaatgacgcttggaagaacaaaaagttggagtgggcagaggcaatgtggcttaacagaggtcagtgcaggatttgaagaagaggaagaagcagcagcagcagcagaagcacagaagaagaggaagaagaagcagcagcagcagcagaagcaaaaGAGGAAGATGAAGCAGCAACACCGATGA
- the LOC123136994 gene encoding putative GPI-anchor transamidase, which produces MSLIPRAAPAASMAFAGRDPAVIPLLKMLPLLGLLAISSAAEPPAASSPSAVHNNNWAVLVCTSRFWFNYRHMANTLSLYRTVKRLGIPDERIILMLADDMACNPRNNYPAQVFNNENHQINLYGDNVEVDYRGYEVTVENFLRVLTGRHESAVPRSKRLLSDEGSHILLYMTGHGGDEFLKFQDNEELQSHDLADAVKQMKKHRFKELLIMVDTCQAATLFSQLQSPGVLAIGSSMKGENSYSHHLDSDIGVSVVDRFTFHTLAFFEKLNMYSNASLNSLFNSYDPSMLLSTAYYRMDLYKRALNEVPVTNFFGSVMKTIHTDSAYTGFLAAHDAELPFSVGNNILDHVMLQNEASARRSNIEEMNEAQLTSHGWTEVLLEQLEGKNSDVVVMYCLGTMGILLAISTWLSM; this is translated from the exons ATGTCCCTGATCCCGCGCGCTGCTCCGGCGGCGAGCATGGCGTTCGCCGGACGGGACCCCGCTGTCATCCCCCTCCTCAAGATGCTACCGCTGCTCGGTCTCCTCGCCATCTCCTCGGCCGCAGAGCCCCCGGCGGCGTCGTCTCCCTCCGCCGTGCACAACAACAACTGGGCCGTGCTCGTCTGTACCTCCCGCTTCTG GTTTAATTATAGACATATGGCCAACACGCTGTCTTTGTACAG GACTGTTAAGAGATTAGGAATACCTGACGAGAGGATAATACTTATGTTGGCTGATGATATGGCTTGTAATCCTCGGAACAATTATCCTGCCCAAGTGTTCAACAATGAGAACCACCAGATTAATCTTTATGGTGACAATGTTGAG GTTGATTACCGAGGTTATGAGGTTACAGTTGAAAACTTTTTGCGAGTTTTGACTGGAAGACATGAGAGCGCTGTACCAAGATCAAAGCGTCTCTTAAGTGATGAAGGAAGCCATATTCTTTTGTACATGACTGGACATGGTGGGGATGAATTTTTGAAGTTCCAAGATAACGAAGAACTTCAGAGCCATGATTTAGCAGATGCAGTAAAGCAAATGAAGAAGCATAG ATTTAAAGAGTTGTTGATAATGGTAGATACCTGCCAGGCTGCTACTCTTTTTTCACAG CTTCAATCACCTGGTGTTTTGGCGATTGGTAGCAGCATGAAGGGGGAAAACTCTTACTCTCACCATCTCGACTCAGAC ATTGGTGTTTCTGTTGTGGATAGATTTACCTTCCATACACTTGCTTTCTTTGAGAAGCTGAACATGTATAGCAATGCTTCATTGAACAG TCTTTTCAACTCATACGACCCTTCTATGCTGCTGTCTACTGCATATTATCGAATGGATCTTTACAAGCGTGCATTAAACGAG GTCCCAGTGACAAATTTCTTTGGATCAGTCATGAAGACTATCCACACTGATTCAGCCTACACAGGCTTTCTAGCTGCACATGATGCGGAACTCCCCTTTTCTGTCGGAAATAATATACTTGATCATGTCATGTTGCAGAATGAGGCTAGTGCAAGAAGATCGAACATAGAAGAGATGAAT GAGGCACAATTAACGTCCCATGGATGGACAGAGGTCCTGCTAGAGCAGCTGGAAGGCAAAAATTCTGATGTTGTTGTGATGTATTGTCTGGGAACTATGGGCATATTGCTGGCAATTTCAACCTGGCTATCAATGTAG